The Marivirga salinae DNA window ACAGTTGCTAATTTAATCACCTTCTGCACAACATCATTATTGTCGGTAATTGGTGTGTAAATAGCGTTAAGCCGAACCTTTTTACCAGATGAGGAATACCTATCAAAAATACCTTTATTCAAATGGCCATTCCCTAAGTCCTTCCAAAAATTTTTATAATCTGCGCTTTGAGAATCTTCTTCTGACACAAATATCTTGTGGTGCTGCCCTTCTATACTACTCAAATCATACTCCATAGCTTTCAAGAAATTCTTATTAGCATCAATTATTCTACCTTCAGGAGTAAATTCAATCACCGCCATTAAACTTTGCAAACCTGCCAGCAAAGACTGACTTTCTGCACTTTGCTTCTCAATTTCCTTGCTCTTTCGCATTACCTCTTCTTGAGTGGCTTGCATTTCCTCCATATTTTGACGCATTTCCTCTTCTTGAGCTCTCATTTCCTCTGTCTGTTGCTGAGATTGCTCGTAAAGCTCAGTAGTTTTCTGATTGACTTTGGCAGTATTTAATGCAACCGCTATACTCTCTCCAGCTTTTTCCAAGAATTCTCTTTCATATTCCTTTAATATCCTAAAACTGGCCAATTCCATTATTCCTTCAATATACTCATCTCGTTTTACGGGCGTAATGACAATTGATCTAGGATTTGCGTCTCCTAATCCTGACTTAATATTGATATAATTTTCAGGTACTTCAGTTAAATAAATACTATCTTTTTCCTGATAAGATTGTCCTACTAAGCCTTCTCCGGGTTGAATTCTCTTATTGATCTTTTTTCTTCTATCGTAAGCATAACATCCTTCCAACTCCAAGAAAATATCATCTCCTTCTTCTTTTACTATGAAAAATCCACCTTGATTGAGTTTCATATACTTTACTAAAAACTCAATGACCTCGTAGGTTAAATCCTTCAAATTATTCCCATTATCTCTAATAATATTAGACAATTCTGCTAGTCCTTTATTGGTAAAACGTTCTTGTTCTTCACGTATAGCGCTTTTCTTTAAGCTTTCCTTCATATCTAATAAAGCACTACTTAGGGGATCGTTTTCATTTAATTCAAATTCTTTTTCATAATTGTTATTCGCAATTTCCTTGGCGAATAAAATGTTAGTCTGAGTGATTTTGGCTTGCTCTTCACTTTCTATTAACTTTTGAAATAGAAATTTCGAACGATTCCTACTGTAAACAGAATAGGAAGCAGCAATTAATACAGCTATTGCCACAAGACCAGCATGGAAAATAAAGGTTTGCAAATCCATATAATCAAGCTGGGTGAAATAAATGGTTTGGTAAACTTCATTATTATTTACAAATCCCAAATATTGGATATAAGCAAAAATTCCATGATGAATCACAATGAAGAGTGTTGCAGGAATAAAGACTTTAAAATTCTGATATGCCATTAAGACTATGACAGCAACAAAGGCAGTAAAGTGCATTTCAAATAAACCATGCATTTGATAAATAAATTGTGCCATGAAAATTGCCAAGACTAAACTACCAATATAATGGTGTACATAAGATCCTTTCAATAGAACCTTTATTCCAAAGTATAAGATCAAAGAAAGAGAACCTACTCCTAGCCCCACTAACCATGTATCATAAAAAAAGGCTAAGAACAAGCCAAATAGATAGTATCCACCAATCGTAATTTCTGTTACCATATCCGCCCTTTTATAAATTTCGTCAAAATAGGGCGTAAATTTCCCCTTAGAAATAGCTGTCATAAACTTAATAAGTTAAAAAATTTATCAATTCTTGTATTGGTATTACCATTGGCAGGCAATTCACATCCATATGCTATAGTAGCCAATTCAGGAAAGACTGGAGCCTCCTTACCTTCCACCATTGCAGAAAGAGCTAAACTTGCAAACTTTGTATTTTGAGTAGTGCAAAACCGTGCTTTGTTGTAATTACCGCTAAAGTATATTTGTTGGTTTTTGATTAATACTGCTTGAGGTGTGCTGTAAACACCTAATTGTTCTGCAATTGTGCCTTGTTTATCTAAGTGGATGTCAATTCCTAAATCATACTTCTCTCTAAAAGTTCGGATTTCACTTTCTTTTTTATCAATTGTTTCCAGAATTGCTAAAAATTTAACCTCTGACTCATATTGGATAACAAGATTCTGAAATTCCTTTATATTAAATCTTGAGCAAGGACAATCAAAATTGTAGAAATGAATGAAGAGTTGTTCATCAGCTTTAATTCCTAAAGAGGACAATAAATCAATTGATAAAGAATCTCCACTTTCAATATTAATATAATTTTTCGGGACTGGTGTTGGTTTTGAAAATCGCCATTCCTGATGCCAAAAAATAAACCCTATCCCTGTTAAAATGGATAAGATAAAGATAATCGAAAAAAATATTCTCATGTAATACTCCCCTATAATTTCCTAAACTAATACTTTTACGTCAATATTGTTTTAGAAAATACGAAATAAAATGAGGAATTGGATTTCAGAAAAGTTAATTAATATTTCTTTTTTGCATATGACATAAAAAAACTGTCAGGATTTAAATATTACCTATTTAAATCCTGACAGTTTAATCTCTTAAATTCTAAGTGTATTTTAGTAATTAATATTTATCAGGTCTTCCCTGTTGTCTGTCTTTAACTTTTTCTTTGGCTTTTCTCACATGCCTTTTGGCCACTTCATAGCAATCTTGTCCAGCTGATACAAAACTATCGCCTTCACCGGAAACAAAAATATCATTTCCTGGCAAAAAGACTTTTGCATCTACAGTTTTTTCTCCGTTTTCATTATTTGCATTTGATTTAAGATATAAATCTATGCCTACGATTTGGTCATTGTATTTTGACAGCTTACTGAACATCTCACGCATGTGGTCATTCAAATCTTGACTTATATTAAAATCTACGGGTTCTAAAGTAATATCCATTATGATAAGTTATTTTGGTACAAATCTGAAGTTTCAATGGTTTCGGCAATTTGTCTTAAATCAGGTAACAAATTAAAAACCTGTTGTTGACCAGTTTCTGCCTCTTGATTATAACGTGCATTACGGAATGCAACCAAAGGCTCAAGATTGATTTCGCCTGGCAGTTTTTGATTATTAGACAACTCCCGAGCGGCCTGCCCTATTTCCTGAAGATATTCAAAAACCGTTTCTTTTACAGGCTCATTTTTTCTGAAATCTTCATAGGTCATACCATCTGTCTGGGCATTAACTTGCGCTATATTATCTACTATCCTATTTAAATGTTGTATGGTTTCTTGTAATTGCATCATACTATATTAATCGATTACAAGTGGGTTTTGTTGCGGATTTATTAAATTAAGGTCGCTTCTGAGGAGCATTGTTTCGCTTTTTTGTTAGTTAATTACCATAATTTGACCCTTCTGGTGCCAAGGTAAAGCCAACTGTCAAGGTATTTACTGATTGTTAAATGATATTTATTGTCACTAATTATCTCAATTCTGAATAAAAGTTAAAATTTAAGACCTTTTAAATCCCATCGGGATGAACTTATGGTAACTCTAATAAAGTTCACTCTCAAGTTCCGTAGGAACGACCTTATGATTTCTTGAGAAGGTCTAATTCAATATGAATGGACAGAAGCTAGTTGGAAACACTTTACTATATTATTGATCTTCAAGTTGCTTTAATAATGCCATTGACTTCAAAATCAACCCTTCACAACTTCTTTTCTTTTCAAATTTTCGCAATTTTCAATAGTGCAATCTCCATAAAAAACCAAAGAGTGGTGCTTGATATCTGAGCCTAATGACTTTCCCACTCTCTTTTTAATATCTTCAATACTGGGGTCTAAAAACTCTTTGATTTTAAGGCAATTATTGCAAACCAAGTGATCATGATGCTCATAGGTTAATGCCGGTTCGTAAAGTGCGTTTTTATCCTTAAAATTATGCTTAACCACTAAGCCACATTCTACCAATAAATCAATAGAATTATAAACCGTGGCTCGAGAAATTGTATACTCCTTATTTCTCATCCTCAAGAAAAGGGTCTCTACATCTATATGTTCATCCTGAGGCAAATAATAAAGCTCCTCCAAAACCGAATAACGCTCTGCTGTTTTCCTTAAATGTTGGTCATTTAAATATTCATCTAATATATTTTTTGCACGCTGCAAAATTTCCTTCATCACCGGTGTAGACTTTGACATCCTATAGTTCTTTAAATAATAAAATCTAAGTTAAGTTTTGAATATGAAGTTTAAAATACAAAAGCTGTATTTTATTAAAGTTTAAAGCAATTCTAAACAAGAATTCCAGAATTAACTTGTAGGCTATTTACAAAAGTTCTTAAAATTTACTAGATTGACGAATGATTAATCTCAAGACGGTTCCTGACTTAGGTCATGTTTTTGGAGCTAGATAGCTATTACTTTTGAAAAATAAAATTAGCACTTAATGAGAATATCTACAGTAAAAGAACAAGACATAGATTGTCGCCATTGCGGAGAAAAATGTGACCAAGAACTTATTGAAAGTCACGGTCAAAATTTCTGTTGCGAGGGTTGCCGTATGGTCTATGAAATTTTACTGGAAAATGACCTTGATAATTTTTATTGTGTTGCTGAATCTCCTGGCATCAGTTCCAAAAAGAAAAAAACTCATGATTTCGAGTTTCTCAAAGATGAAGCATTTGCTAATAGCCTATTAGATTTCAAAAATGAAGAAATCAGTAAGATTAGATTTTACATTCCGGCCATTCACTGCAGTGCTTGTATTTGGCTGCTTGAGAAACTTTATAAACTTCATTCCGGTATTATCAGTAGTCGAGTAGATTTCAATAAGAAAACTGTCATTATCTCTTTCAAGCATCAGGAAATTTCATTGCTTGAATTAGTAAAATTATTAGATTCTATTGCTTATACACCTGATATTCAATTAGAAAATAAAAAATCCACTTCTTCTCCCTATAGAAGAATATGGTTGCAAATTGGAATCGCAGGCTTTGTTTTTGGAAATAGCATGCTGTTCAGTTTGCCAGAATATTTTGGACTAAATCTGTTCGATGATGACATTATTTCTAAAATATTCCCTTTTCTAAATGCTTTATTAGCACTGCCCATAGTGTTTTTTGCTGCACAAGATTATTTTAAATCTGCATGGGGTGCGATCAAACAGAAACAAATCAATATGGATGTCCCTATCAGCATTGGGATCTTCACATTATTCACCTATAGTTATTATATCATTTTTTTCCAGTCAGGCTTGGGTTATATCGACTCGCTTTCCGGACTGGTTTTTTTCCTACTACTAGGGAAATATTATCAGCAGAAAACTTTTGACCACTTAAGGTTTGATAGAGATATTCAATCTTTCTTCCCTTTATCAGTAACCAAAATAAAAGGACAGCATGAGGAACAAGTGCTGCTCAATAGCATTATCCCTTCCGATATTTTAAAAATCAGAAATGAAGAAATCATTCCTGCTGATAGTCTTTTGATTTCGGATGAAGCTTCTATCGATTATAGTTTTGTAACGGGCGAATCTTTACCTGAGAGCAAGCAAAAGGAAGAATTGATATATGCTGGCGGAAGATTAAAAGGTACTGCAATTTTAGTACAGGTTAAGAAAAGTCCTTCTCAAAGCTATTTAGCCCAATTATGGGATGATGAATCCATTCAACAAGGTGCAAAAGCACAGGTTCAAAGCACAGCGGATAAAATCAGTAAATATTTCACAGCCGTGGTTTTAGGCATTGCTTTCATTGCACTTGGTAGTTGGCTCTATATGGGAGATTTCGAAAGTGGTATCCGAGCTTTTACCACCGTGCTTATAGTCGCTTGTCCGTGTGCGTTAGCTTTGGCGACTCCAGTAACCTTAGGTTACGCCATGAGAGTGTTGAGCAAAGCCGGCTTTTTCGTAAAAAGCACTCAATCTGTTGAGGATTTATCCAAAATTGACTCTATTGTTTTTGATAAAACAGGAACCTTAACTTATTCAGATAAAGCTGAGGTGGTTTTTGAAGGAAATATGCCAGAACATAAAGTATTAGCTGCTGTAAAAACACTATTTAATCAATCCAAGCATCCATTATCGCAAATCATTTACAACTGGCTACCCTTTTATCCATCTCAAGAAATTGAAGATTATAAGGAAATCAGCGGACAAGGAATTAGTGCTAGAGTAAACGGACAAATCATCAAATTAGGCAAGAAGCAATTTGTGGATAGCCAAGCAACAGATTTTGATAAAAAAGCCAACAGTTCTCAAGTTTTTATTAATGTAGATGGTCTGACTTATGGCTGCTTCAATGTAAAGCATGTTTTCAGAGAAAATATTGGTGATCTATTCAACAGCCTAAAGACTGATTACAAATTGAATTTATTATCAGGTGACCAAGCTGCAGAGAAAGAATATTTATCCCAATGGTTAGCAGAAGAAAACATGTTTTTCGAACAATTGCCAGGAGATAAGAAAGAATTTATTACCAAATGGCAAGATGCTCAGCAAAAAGTTATGATGGCAGGCGATGGATTAAATGATTCAGCTGCATTACGCAAAAGTGATTTTGGATTGGCCATCACTGAATCTACGCGTCAGTTTAGTCCTGCTTGTGACGGCATCCTTTTAGGCGAGAATTTGAAACAATTACCTAATATTATGAAATTTTCAAAAGCCGCTTTCAAATTAGTGATTGCAGGCTTTGTATTATCATTTTTATATAATGTGGTGGGCTTAAGTTTTGCAGTTCAAGCACTTTTATCACCCGTAATCGCAGCTATTTTAATGCCGATAAGTTCCTTTTCAGTGGTACTTTTAGCAACTCTGGGAACACGCTATTTAGCAAATAAATATTTATTGGAGACTGAAAATAGCAGGGATTTATGAACATACTGGTCATATTAATAATCGTGAGTTTGATAGTGGCAGGCGGCTTTTTAGTCGCTTTTATTTGGGCTGTTCGATCTGGACAGTTCGATGATGCCTCCACGCCTTCCTACAGGATGTTGTGGGATGATGCCACTACCAAAAAAGAAGACAAAAAGAGTAATCAATCAACTAATCATAAACAAGAATCACATGGAAATTGAAAAGTTTCATTATGACAACAAAGTCGTCAAATACTTTGCTATAGCAACAGTAGTTTGGGGCGCCATCGGGATGTTGGTAGGGCTTTTGGCCGCCACTCAGCTATTTGCACCGGAGGCTAATTTAGGTTCGGAATATACTACCTTTGGTAGGATAAGGCCTTTACACACTAATGCGGTAATTTTTGCATTTGTGGGTAACGCCATCTTTGCCGGAGTTTATTATTCCATGCAAAGGCTACTTAAAACCCGAATGTTTAATGATGCCCTTTCTTGGATAAACTTCTGGGGTTGGCAGCTCATCATTCTTTCGGCTGTGATTACCCTTCCAATGGGTTTCACTTCTTCAAAAGAATATGCTGAATTAGAGTGGCCAATTGATATTGCCATTGCTCTAATCTGGGTAGTGTTTGGTATCAATATGATTGGTACCATTATCAAAAGAAGGGAAAAGCACATGTATGTGGCCATCTGGTTCTACATTGCCTCTTTTGTAACCGTAGCCGTTTTGCATATCGTGAATTCATTTGCATTGCCGGTGAATTTTATGAAAAGTTATTCAGCTTTTGCGGGTGTTCAAGATGCACTAGTTCAATGGTGGTATGGTCATAATGCGGTGGCATTCTTTTTAACTACCCCCTATTTGGGCTTGATGTACTACTTTTTGCCTAAAGCAGCCAATCGACCAATTTATTCTTATAAATTATCGATTGTCCACTTCTGGGCTTTAATATTCTTATACATCTGGGCAGGTCCTCACCACCTATTGTATACTTCATTACCTGAATGGGCTCAAGCATTGGGTACTGCCTTCTCCATCATGTTGATCGCTCCATCTTGGGGTGGTATGGTGAATGGATTGTTAACCCTTAGAGGTGCTTGGGATAAAGTAAAAGAAGATCCAATCTTGAAATTTATGGTGGTAGCGATTACTGCTTATGGTATGGCGGTTTTCGAAGGCCCAATGTTATCCTTAAAAAGTGTGAACGCTATTGCACACTATACTGATTGGATTGTAGCTCATGTACATATTGGAGCATTAGGATGGAATGGATTCTTGACTTTTGGTATGTTATACTGGATGATCCCACAAATGTGGAAAACGAAATTATTCTCTAGAAAATTAGCGAATACTCACTTCTGGTTAGGAACATTAGGTATTATATTCTACGCCTTGCCTATGTATGTATCCGCTTTTACACAATGGTTAATGTGGAAAGAATTTACTCCAGAAGGTATTTTACAATACCCTAACTTCTTGTCTACTACCCTACAAATTATTCCAATGCATATGTTAAGAGCATTCGGTGGTTTACTCTACTTGCTTGGTGTATTTGTGATGGTATATAACTTAATCAAAACTGCAAAAGCAGGAAATTTTGTAGCTAATGAAGCAGCTGAAGCTCCAGCATTGGAAAAAGTTGTAAGCAAAGGAAAAGAGTACTGGCACAGAGTATGGGAAAGAAAGCCTATTTTCTTCACCCTCTTAACTACAGTAGCCATTTTAATTGGTGGAATATTCGAATTGATTCCATCTTTTATGATGAAAGATAATGAAGCTACTAAAATTGAAGCCGTGAAGCCTTATACACCTCTTGAATTGGAAGGTCGTGATATTTATATCAGCGAAGGTTGTGTGGGTTGTCACTCGCAAATGATTCGACCATTCCGATATGAAACGGAGCGTTATGGCGAATACTCTAAAGCAGGGGAATTTGTTTATGACCATCCATTCTTATGGGGATCAAAAAGAACAGGCCCTGATTTGCATAGAGTGGGAGAAAAATATCCTGACTCCTGGCATTTCAATCATATGTATGATCCAAGGTCTATGTCACCAGGTTCTACCATGCCGCCATATCCGTGGTTGTTGGAACAGCCTTATGATTTAGAAGGGCTTCCTGATAAAATCACGGTGATGAGAAAATTAGGCGTTCCTTATGAAGAAGGCTTTGAAGAAGAGGTTCAAGCTAATGCAATGGCTCAAGCTGAGGGGATTGTGAAAAGACTTGAGGCTGATGGAATTGAGACTGTTCCTGAAGCTAAGATTGTAGCCTTAATTGCCTACTTGCAAAGATTAGGTACAGATATAAAAGTTGCTGATAAATAAAATTGAAAAGACATGTTTAAGCACTATTTCGAAACAATTGATAATGTGGAAATTTTCCCCATCATCTCGCTGAGTATATTCTTTATTTTCTTTGTCGGCCTGATTTGGTGGGTGATAAGAGCAGATAAGAATTATATCAATAAAATGAAATCCTTACCCATGGAAGAGGATAATGTTACATACAAAAATGATTCTAAGGATGAAAAAAGTCACTAAAATGATATGGAGCAGCCTTTTCCTTTTAGGATTAGGTCTAAACCCACTTTTTGCACAGGTAGAAGAAACTGTGCAAGAGCTGGAAATTGAAAAAGTTAGCATGTGGGAGCAACTCATGCAATCAGAGCAAGGACGCCTATTACTATTAATAGGCGGACTTCTGCTTGTTTTAATTGTTTTAATGATTATTCTGGCAGTATTAATGTTAAAAACTGCTGAAATCATATTGAATAAAAAAGCTGCTGAAAAAGGTGAAGTTCGCATTTCTTTCTATAAGCAATTCAAACAAAAATGGATCACCGGTAAGTTTAAACCTGTTGACAAGCAAGGTGATATGATGCTGGATCATGATTATGATGGCATCAGGGAAATGGATTATGGAATGCCACCTTGGTTAAAATACATTTTTATTGGAACCTTTATTTTCGCAGTCTTTTATGTGCCCGCCTTTTTAATTTTTGATATTATTCCAGATCAACAAACGGAATATCAAGCATCTATTGAAGAAGCAGCACTAAGAGCAGAGGCTCGTACAAAAGCGGGTATGGTGCAAATAACAGCTGAAACTGCTGAATTGCAAACTGACGAAGAAGTTATGAAAGCAGGTAAGGTACTGTATAAAAAGAACTGTGCCGTATGCCATGCTGATGATGGTGGCGGTGGAGTTGGTCCTAACTTAACGGATGATTATTGGATCCATGGAAATGATATCAA harbors:
- a CDS encoding GAF domain-containing protein, coding for MTAISKGKFTPYFDEIYKRADMVTEITIGGYYLFGLFLAFFYDTWLVGLGVGSLSLILYFGIKVLLKGSYVHHYIGSLVLAIFMAQFIYQMHGLFEMHFTAFVAVIVLMAYQNFKVFIPATLFIVIHHGIFAYIQYLGFVNNNEVYQTIYFTQLDYMDLQTFIFHAGLVAIAVLIAASYSVYSRNRSKFLFQKLIESEEQAKITQTNILFAKEIANNNYEKEFELNENDPLSSALLDMKESLKKSAIREEQERFTNKGLAELSNIIRDNGNNLKDLTYEVIEFLVKYMKLNQGGFFIVKEEGDDIFLELEGCYAYDRRKKINKRIQPGEGLVGQSYQEKDSIYLTEVPENYINIKSGLGDANPRSIVITPVKRDEYIEGIMELASFRILKEYEREFLEKAGESIAVALNTAKVNQKTTELYEQSQQQTEEMRAQEEEMRQNMEEMQATQEEVMRKSKEIEKQSAESQSLLAGLQSLMAVIEFTPEGRIIDANKNFLKAMEYDLSSIEGQHHKIFVSEEDSQSADYKNFWKDLGNGHLNKGIFDRYSSSGKKVRLNAIYTPITDNNDVVQKVIKLATVLEEHRQ
- a CDS encoding TlpA family protein disulfide reductase — its product is MRIFFSIIFILSILTGIGFIFWHQEWRFSKPTPVPKNYINIESGDSLSIDLLSSLGIKADEQLFIHFYNFDCPCSRFNIKEFQNLVIQYESEVKFLAILETIDKKESEIRTFREKYDLGIDIHLDKQGTIAEQLGVYSTPQAVLIKNQQIYFSGNYNKARFCTTQNTKFASLALSAMVEGKEAPVFPELATIAYGCELPANGNTNTRIDKFFNLLSL
- the hpf gene encoding ribosome hibernation-promoting factor, HPF/YfiA family — protein: MDITLEPVDFNISQDLNDHMREMFSKLSKYNDQIVGIDLYLKSNANNENGEKTVDAKVFLPGNDIFVSGEGDSFVSAGQDCYEVAKRHVRKAKEKVKDRQQGRPDKY
- a CDS encoding Fur family transcriptional regulator — encoded protein: MSKSTPVMKEILQRAKNILDEYLNDQHLRKTAERYSVLEELYYLPQDEHIDVETLFLRMRNKEYTISRATVYNSIDLLVECGLVVKHNFKDKNALYEPALTYEHHDHLVCNNCLKIKEFLDPSIEDIKKRVGKSLGSDIKHHSLVFYGDCTIENCENLKRKEVVKG
- a CDS encoding heavy metal translocating P-type ATPase yields the protein MRISTVKEQDIDCRHCGEKCDQELIESHGQNFCCEGCRMVYEILLENDLDNFYCVAESPGISSKKKKTHDFEFLKDEAFANSLLDFKNEEISKIRFYIPAIHCSACIWLLEKLYKLHSGIISSRVDFNKKTVIISFKHQEISLLELVKLLDSIAYTPDIQLENKKSTSSPYRRIWLQIGIAGFVFGNSMLFSLPEYFGLNLFDDDIISKIFPFLNALLALPIVFFAAQDYFKSAWGAIKQKQINMDVPISIGIFTLFTYSYYIIFFQSGLGYIDSLSGLVFFLLLGKYYQQKTFDHLRFDRDIQSFFPLSVTKIKGQHEEQVLLNSIIPSDILKIRNEEIIPADSLLISDEASIDYSFVTGESLPESKQKEELIYAGGRLKGTAILVQVKKSPSQSYLAQLWDDESIQQGAKAQVQSTADKISKYFTAVVLGIAFIALGSWLYMGDFESGIRAFTTVLIVACPCALALATPVTLGYAMRVLSKAGFFVKSTQSVEDLSKIDSIVFDKTGTLTYSDKAEVVFEGNMPEHKVLAAVKTLFNQSKHPLSQIIYNWLPFYPSQEIEDYKEISGQGISARVNGQIIKLGKKQFVDSQATDFDKKANSSQVFINVDGLTYGCFNVKHVFRENIGDLFNSLKTDYKLNLLSGDQAAEKEYLSQWLAEENMFFEQLPGDKKEFITKWQDAQQKVMMAGDGLNDSAALRKSDFGLAITESTRQFSPACDGILLGENLKQLPNIMKFSKAAFKLVIAGFVLSFLYNVVGLSFAVQALLSPVIAAILMPISSFSVVLLATLGTRYLANKYLLETENSRDL
- the ccoS gene encoding cbb3-type cytochrome oxidase assembly protein CcoS — encoded protein: MNILVILIIVSLIVAGGFLVAFIWAVRSGQFDDASTPSYRMLWDDATTKKEDKKSNQSTNHKQESHGN
- the ccoN gene encoding cytochrome-c oxidase, cbb3-type subunit I; this translates as MEIEKFHYDNKVVKYFAIATVVWGAIGMLVGLLAATQLFAPEANLGSEYTTFGRIRPLHTNAVIFAFVGNAIFAGVYYSMQRLLKTRMFNDALSWINFWGWQLIILSAVITLPMGFTSSKEYAELEWPIDIAIALIWVVFGINMIGTIIKRREKHMYVAIWFYIASFVTVAVLHIVNSFALPVNFMKSYSAFAGVQDALVQWWYGHNAVAFFLTTPYLGLMYYFLPKAANRPIYSYKLSIVHFWALIFLYIWAGPHHLLYTSLPEWAQALGTAFSIMLIAPSWGGMVNGLLTLRGAWDKVKEDPILKFMVVAITAYGMAVFEGPMLSLKSVNAIAHYTDWIVAHVHIGALGWNGFLTFGMLYWMIPQMWKTKLFSRKLANTHFWLGTLGIIFYALPMYVSAFTQWLMWKEFTPEGILQYPNFLSTTLQIIPMHMLRAFGGLLYLLGVFVMVYNLIKTAKAGNFVANEAAEAPALEKVVSKGKEYWHRVWERKPIFFTLLTTVAILIGGIFELIPSFMMKDNEATKIEAVKPYTPLELEGRDIYISEGCVGCHSQMIRPFRYETERYGEYSKAGEFVYDHPFLWGSKRTGPDLHRVGEKYPDSWHFNHMYDPRSMSPGSTMPPYPWLLEQPYDLEGLPDKITVMRKLGVPYEEGFEEEVQANAMAQAEGIVKRLEADGIETVPEAKIVALIAYLQRLGTDIKVADK
- a CDS encoding cytochrome C oxidase Cbb3, with product MFKHYFETIDNVEIFPIISLSIFFIFFVGLIWWVIRADKNYINKMKSLPMEEDNVTYKNDSKDEKSH
- a CDS encoding c-type cytochrome, with the translated sequence MKKVTKMIWSSLFLLGLGLNPLFAQVEETVQELEIEKVSMWEQLMQSEQGRLLLLIGGLLLVLIVLMIILAVLMLKTAEIILNKKAAEKGEVRISFYKQFKQKWITGKFKPVDKQGDMMLDHDYDGIREMDYGMPPWLKYIFIGTFIFAVFYVPAFLIFDIIPDQQTEYQASIEEAALRAEARTKAGMVQITAETAELQTDEEVMKAGKVLYKKNCAVCHADDGGGGVGPNLTDDYWIHGNDIKGVFTTISEGVPAKGMIPWKGNLSPKQIQDVSNYVLSLVGTTPANAKEPQGEIKKQENAEERIEENVDELPEVEEVEE